CGGGCCAGGAAGGCGATGTTGACCGGCCACGCGTCGAACGCCGAGAAGGCGTGCCGCAGTGCCCACGGCGAGTTGACGCCGACACCCCACACAGGCCCGAACTCCTGCCCGACGATCGTCGTCACGCCCGCGGCGAGCGACGCCTCCATGATCCGCGGGCTCATCAGGTGGACATGCGTGTCGATGGCGCCCGCGGTGGCGATCAGGCCCTCGCCGGAGACGATCGTCGTGCCGGTGCCGACCACCACGTCCACGCCGTCGAGCGTGTCGGGGTTTCCGGCCCGGCCGATCGAGGCGATGCGGCCTTCGCGGATGCCGATGGACACCTTGCGGATGCCCTGCACGGCGTCGATGACGACGACGTTGCTGATCACGACGTCGCACGTCTCGCGGACGGTCTCCGCCTTCAAGTGCAGCCCGTCGCGTGCGGTCTTGCCGAACCCGGCCAGGAACTCCTCGCCGTGCTGTTGCGCGTCCGACTCGATCTCGATGATCAGCCCGGAGTCGCCGAGCCGGATCCGGTCGCCGGCGCGCGGGCCGTACGTCGAGGCGTAGTCGCGGGGATCGAGGAATCCCCCGGTCGCGGCAGTCATCAGACCGCACCTTCCTTGTAGATCCGGGGCTCTGCCGTCACGTCGGTGCCGGTGTCGAGGTAGCCGCAGGCGTGCGCGCGGCGCAGTGCCTCGCTCTTCGCGCCGGGCGCGTCCAACGGCCCGTCGACCAGTCCGGCGAAACCGATCGCGATGCGCGTCCCGCCGATCGGGACCAGGCCGACCGAGACCGTCGCGCCCGCGTCGAAGCGCACCGTGGCGCCGGCCGGGATCGCGGCGCGACGCCCGTAGGCGGCCGAACGGTCGAACAGCAGCCGGGGGTTGGCTTCGAAGAAGTGGAAGTGCGACGTGACGCTGACCGGCACCTCCGCGGTGTTGCGCACGTCGACGGTCACCACGTCGGCGTCGGCGAACGGATCGTTCGGGGCGTCCCCGAACAGCACCGCACCGGGAGCCTCGTCACCCAGCGAGCCGAATCCGGCCTCGTCGGGCTGTGGTGCGGCGAAGCCGCCGGTACGCGAACCGCCGGCGTGGCAGCCGCGGTCGATCGGGGCGGGCGGCGCACCCGCACCTTCGGCGGACCGGAACGGGTCGGTGACCACGGCGAGCCGGGTGGCGTCGTCGAAGACCGCCTCGACCTGGATGTCGCCGACGATGTCGACGACCCCGGGCAGCACGTCGTCGGGGCCGAGCACGCTGCGTGCGAGGTCGATGGCCTCGACGAGACGCTTGCCGTCGCGGGCCGCCTCGCAGACGGTGTCGGCGATCAGCGCGTGGGCTTCGGGGACGTTGAGCCGCAGGCCGCGGGCGCGGCGGGCACGCGCGAGCTCGGCCGCCGTGAAGATCAGCAGCCGGTCGCGCTCCGTCGGGGTGAGTCGCATGGAA
The sequence above is a segment of the Streptomyces sp. NBC_01255 genome. Coding sequences within it:
- the ureA gene encoding urease subunit gamma, which encodes MRLTPTERDRLLIFTAAELARARRARGLRLNVPEAHALIADTVCEAARDGKRLVEAIDLARSVLGPDDVLPGVVDIVGDIQVEAVFDDATRLAVVTDPFRSAEGAGAPPAPIDRGCHAGGSRTGGFAAPQPDEAGFGSLGDEAPGAVLFGDAPNDPFADADVVTVDVRNTAEVPVSVTSHFHFFEANPRLLFDRSAAYGRRAAIPAGATVRFDAGATVSVGLVPIGGTRIAIGFAGLVDGPLDAPGAKSEALRRAHACGYLDTGTDVTAEPRIYKEGAV